The following are encoded together in the Drosophila sechellia strain sech25 chromosome 3R, ASM438219v1, whole genome shotgun sequence genome:
- the LOC116801806 gene encoding uncharacterized protein LOC116801806, producing MRPADVFTPLVHSEKRGGHTIRVRHVHRCEGCRGRAAEAATSTLRHKRLMPREKWRPSCHRSALGGLLA from the exons ATGCGCCCCGCGGATGTCTTCACCCCTCTCGTGCACAGCGAGAAAAGAGG CGGCCA TACAATACGAGTGCGTCATGTGCATAGGTGTGAAGGTTGCCGCGGGCGAGCAGCTGAAGCTGCAACATCAACGTTGCGGCATAAAAGGCTAATGCCCCGGGAAAAGTGGAGGCCGAGCTGCCATCGAAGTGCCCTGGGTGGCTTGCTGGCTTAG
- the LOC116801807 gene encoding uncharacterized protein LOC116801807, which produces MGACPGQPCFGAQLKRNQSQKSPSDMGNARSPSSSCDGLTHLPGQHLLSGRQQPSWQGLLLGGWPVI; this is translated from the coding sequence ATGGGGGCGTGCCCCGGACAGCCGTGCTTTGGCGCTCAATTAAAACGGAACCAAAGTCAAAAGTCACCGAGCGACATGGGAAACGCACGGAGTCCAAGTTCTAGCTGCGATGGATTAACACATCTCCCGGGGCAACATCTTCTCTCCGGGCGACAACAACCCTCATGGCAAGGTCTTTTGCTCGGAGGCTGGCCTGTCATATAA
- the LOC6617181 gene encoding GPI ethanolamine phosphate transferase 1: MLPTMWMLQALVVHILLMGAILNTYFQPNLLPNLVPQKTMREMGLEPPADRLVVFVTDGLRAATFLANNGSDVPDLKDIYRKQGRIGISRTCAPTMTRPGHIAIFAGFNEDPAASLINLRYNPGDFDTVFNRSRNMIGWAHKYIVGYFAELSHGGAPLRFDSYMERDLPEKLTCDKWAFDKVENFLSNGYNVREWSNYKPAVFFVYLADMDIAAHRFRPLSKRFFQKLQNTQLGIRNTYELFERVFNDSRTAYLMTSDHGMNNEGTHGSGTSLEIETPLFMWGAGVKRDEIDAEANFPEKPNISQVDQTQLAPLMSSLIGLPPPKNNLALMPVGYLNVSDEYQAVALHLNVLQLLSQAEILIRRHEKAMFYKWLPKFGELHSGVIDQYAAQFDFLKSEGNLTDAMEVCKEYGELAMKCLAYYHQYYQTPLIVANSLSYLIWFYCLLLQLTRLSKKEKTQRRGFMTVSTLILAMIGILLIPIMELQKVPHVTTFYLILPVGMLIMAQAERPVKGYWIYHPLWNFGFILVPAVLIMWMTFIIRHLWVLYVISVLLNNRRALRKPSIKLFIWLSLALIVTAILIMEQRTTKGLRTIPVKGYHVLYISMVLAIIRPLILGHRHDPRVWTFNSVALVVGAFGVYQYKFYESVSSYVYVVTWSFLFFAFLSIVYFAKSLPEARKRLELITINMITVLSLLTNSWGCLNFQVVITEFIFGLQVYEESKETKEIEDAKDERTSLQNLKGFYRYGYMILLYFYVAFFLAGHWLSSFLFKSTTARLFYPHFSLYIAGSLVMLKVFIPSMIFICALYAMVPFVRKNARSILICVFVISNAMGFYKYYFIRNRGSWRTVRMCLDQILLTHAVILMLLLGICLAKIFLANTTMERLGRNRASNTRSTLAAAETEA, translated from the exons ATGCTTCCGACAATGTGGATGCTTCAGGCACTTGTGGTGCACATCTTGTTGATGGGCGCCATCTTGAACACATACTTCCAACCCAATCTACTGCCCAACCTCGTGCCGCAAAAGACGATGCGCGAAATGGGCCTAGAACCTCCAGCGGATCGATTGGTGGTATTTGTGACCGATGGTCTGCGAGCGGCCACCTTTCTGGCAAACAATGGCAGCGATGTTCCGGATCTGAAGGACATATACCGGAAGCAGGGACGAATTGGAATATCCCGCACTTGTGCGCCGACAATGACACGACCTGGACACATAGCCATATTTGCCGGCTTCAATGAAGATCCGGCTGCTTCTTTGATCAACTTACGCTACAATCCCGGCGATTTTGATACCGTCTTCAATCGCAGCAGAAATATGATCGGCTGGGCACACAAGTACATTGTCGGTTACTTCGCGGAACTGTCGCATGGTGGTGCCCCATTGAGATTTGATTCATATATGGAAAGGGACCTGCCAGAAAAGCTGACTTGCGACAAATGGGCCTTCGATAAGGTGGAGAATTTCTTGAGCAACGGCTACAATGTTCGAGAATGGAGCAACTACAAGCCGGCTGTGTTCTTTGTCTATTTGGCCGACATGGATATAGCTGCTCATCGGTTCAGGCCACTAAGTAAGAGGTTCTTCCAAAAGCTTCAGAATACACAGCTTGGTATTAGGAATACGTATGAGCTCTTCGAACGCGTCTTCAATGATAGTAGAACGGCTTATCTGATGACATCCGATCATGGCATGAATAATGAAG GAACACATGGTAGTGGTACCTCCTTGGAAATAGAAACACCCTTGTTTATGTGGGGAGCTGGTGTAAAGCGAGATGAAATCGATGCTGAAGCCAACTTCCCCGAAAAACCCAATATATCCCAGGTGGATCAGACCCAACTGGCGCCACTGATGTCATCTTTAATTGGGCTTCCACCGCCAAAGAACAATCTAGCCCTTATGCCCGTGGGTTATCTCAACGTGAGTGATGAGTATCAGGCGGTGGCTTTACATCTCAACGTCTTGCAACTTTTGTCGCAAGCTGAAATTCTCATAAGGCGTCATGAAAAAGCGATGTTTTACAAGTGGCTGCCAAAGTTTGGGGAACTCCACTCGGGCGTAATAGATCAGTATGCAGCACAATTTGATTTCCTAAAATCGGAGGGGAATTTAACGGATGCAATGGAGGTTTGTAAGGAGTATGGAGAACTGGCAATGAAATGTTTGGCCTACTACCACCAGTATTATCAAACTCCATTGATTGTGGCCAATTCATTGTCCTACTTGATTTGGTTCTACTGCCTCCTCCTACAGCTGACCAGATTATCCAAAAAGGAAAAGACGCAAAGAAGGGGATTTATGACCGTTTCCACCCTGATATTAGCCATGATCggtattttactaattcccaTTATGGAACTGCAAAAGGTGCCGCATGTCAcaacattttatttgattcTACCGGTTGGAATGTTGATCATGGCTCAGGCTGAACGTCCTGTGAAAGGCTATTGGATATATCATCCGTTATGGAATTTTGGCTTTATACTGGTCCCCGCTGTCCTAATAATGTGGATGACCTTTATTATTAGGCACCTATGGGTGCTATATGTAATTTCCGTACTCCTTAACAACCGCCGAGCACTCCGAAAGCCATCCATCAAACTATTCATTTGGCTTTCGCTGGCTTTAATAGTAACTGCCATACTAATTATGGAGCAACGTACTACAAAGGGACTGAGGACTATACCCGTAAAAGGTTACCATGTTCTTTATATAAGCATGGTTTTGGCTATTATTCGTCCTTTGATCCTAGGACATCGACATGATCCCCGAGTCTGGACCTTCAATTCAGTAGCGCTGGTGGTCGGAGCCTTTGGAGTTTATCAATATAAGTTCTATGAATCCGTATCGTCCTATGTCTATGTCGTCACTTGGTCATTCCTTTTCTTTGCCTTTCTCTCGATTGTGTATTTTGCGAAATCTCTGCCAGAGGCCAGGAAAAGATTGGAACTTATTACCATCAACATGATTACAGTTCTCAGTCTGCTGACCAATTCTTGGGGCTGCTTGAATTTCCAAGTCGTGATAACTGAATTTATATTCGGCCTACAGGTTTATGAGGAATCCAAGGAAACCAAGGAAATTGAAGATGCGAAAGACGAACGCACTTCTCTTCAGAACCTAAAAGGATTTTATCGATATGGATATATGATTCTCCTCTATTTCTATGTAGCCTTCTTCCTGGCTGGACATTGGCTGTCCTCATTTTTGTTCAAATCGACAACCGCTCGACTATTTTATCCGCATTTTTCCCTTTACATAGCCGGCAGTCTTGTAATGCTGAAGGTCTTTATACCATCAATGATTTTCATATGCGCTCTATATGCTATGGTTCCATTTGTCCGGAAAAACGCCAGATCAATTCTAATCTGCGTTTTTGTGATCAGCAATGCCATGGGCTTTTATAAGTATTACTTTATCCGTAATCGGGGATCTTGGAGAACAGTTCGCATGTGTCTGGATCAGATCTTACTAACCCATGCCGTGATCCTCATGCTACTATTAGGTATCTGTTTGGCCAAGATCTTCTTGGCCAACACCACGATGGAACGGCTAGGACGAAATAGAGCCAGCAATACTCGAAGCACTTTGGCAGCCGCAGAAACTGAGGCCTAG